The Providencia sp. PROV188 genome includes a region encoding these proteins:
- a CDS encoding YoaH family protein has product MFSGMPALSHAEQQEAVERIHQLMAEGMSSGEAIALVAQEIRENHQDKEQIVARFDDEN; this is encoded by the coding sequence ATGTTTTCAGGTATGCCAGCACTTTCCCACGCAGAGCAACAAGAAGCGGTTGAACGTATTCACCAACTGATGGCAGAAGGCATGAGCAGCGGAGAAGCGATTGCGCTGGTTGCTCAAGAAATCAGGGAAAACCATCAAGATAAAGAGCAAATTGTTGCTCGATTCGATGACGAAAATTAA
- the copD gene encoding copper homeostasis membrane protein CopD, with translation MSLEAFYTLTRFAHFIAAMLMCGMSMFAVIVSHGRFRVLLQDALKKSIIFSAVITIITTFCWMIAQSGLMGDGWEDALNMDIWQGVLGTTFGQIWRWEILSAVGLFAVLFIRPITLKLYLILGFSVIILGLHAFIGHAAMHEGWLGIAHQTNQFIHLISCAYWFGGLWPFLICIQFLRSKEQLKAGLETQIVVSMKRYSQLGHIAVICVLITGIINSLILLPGWPFTSTLSEYQSWLWLKIALVGLMVLLALTNRYWVVPRLQQQGQINYLIINSWAELLLGTIAILAVAIFATYQPV, from the coding sequence ATGTCACTGGAAGCATTTTATACCTTAACGCGATTTGCTCATTTTATCGCCGCAATGTTGATGTGTGGAATGTCGATGTTTGCGGTGATAGTTTCCCATGGGCGATTTCGCGTACTACTCCAAGATGCACTGAAAAAAAGCATTATATTTAGCGCAGTTATTACTATCATCACCACATTTTGCTGGATGATTGCACAATCTGGTTTGATGGGCGATGGCTGGGAAGATGCGTTGAATATGGATATTTGGCAAGGTGTACTTGGCACTACCTTTGGTCAAATCTGGCGTTGGGAAATCCTCAGTGCTGTCGGTTTATTTGCCGTTCTGTTTATACGCCCGATCACCTTAAAACTTTATCTCATTCTTGGTTTCTCCGTCATTATTCTGGGTCTGCATGCCTTTATTGGTCATGCGGCGATGCATGAAGGGTGGCTGGGAATTGCTCATCAAACTAATCAATTCATTCATTTAATTAGTTGTGCGTATTGGTTTGGGGGCTTGTGGCCTTTCCTTATTTGTATTCAATTTTTACGTAGTAAAGAACAGTTAAAAGCAGGGCTAGAAACGCAAATTGTTGTATCAATGAAGCGTTACTCGCAATTAGGGCATATTGCTGTGATTTGTGTACTAATAACGGGAATTATTAATAGCCTGATTTTATTGCCGGGCTGGCCATTCACCTCAACACTATCCGAATACCAATCTTGGCTATGGCTAAAAATTGCGTTAGTTGGGTTGATGGTGCTATTGGCATTAACGAATCGTTATTGGGTGGTACCACGTCTTCAACAGCAAGGGCAGATTAATTATTTGATAATAAATAGTTGGGCTGAATTGCTGCTTGGTACGATTGCCATCCTTGCGGTGGCTATTTTTGCTACCTATCAACCTGTATAA
- the yebF gene encoding protein YebF has translation MNVNKKIAMVLGSCALVLSSFAFSANKEEGKAAAFVSCGNLTEPQIAAQVKNDFMNNRLPRWADEKAAVGKKAVAWINDSEVTKTEDGYSLPLVVRGSKSDLHYRVAVDCKNNTITYNTSK, from the coding sequence ATGAATGTTAATAAAAAAATAGCAATGGTTTTAGGCAGTTGTGCGCTTGTATTAAGTTCGTTTGCATTCAGTGCTAACAAGGAAGAAGGTAAAGCTGCTGCATTTGTGAGCTGTGGCAATCTTACTGAGCCACAAATTGCGGCGCAGGTTAAAAATGATTTTATGAATAACCGGTTACCACGCTGGGCAGATGAAAAAGCGGCGGTGGGTAAAAAAGCGGTTGCATGGATCAACGACAGTGAAGTGACGAAAACGGAAGATGGCTACTCGCTGCCTTTAGTGGTCAGAGGGTCGAAATCCGATCTGCATTATCGTGTCGCTGTGGATTGTAAAAACAATACTATCACCTATAACACCAGCAAATAA
- a CDS encoding DNA polymerase III subunit theta, with translation MSHNLATLPKEEMDKINVDLLASGVAFKERYNIPIIPEAIEREQPEHLRDYFRERLVHYRQLSMNFARMPYEPRNR, from the coding sequence ATGAGCCATAATCTTGCCACCCTCCCAAAAGAAGAGATGGACAAAATTAACGTTGACCTTCTAGCTTCCGGTGTTGCTTTCAAGGAACGTTATAATATTCCCATTATTCCTGAAGCCATCGAACGTGAGCAGCCAGAACATTTGCGAGATTATTTTCGTGAAAGACTGGTTCACTATCGCCAATTATCAATGAATTTCGCTCGAATGCCTTACGAGCCAAGAAATCGCTAG
- the copC gene encoding copper homeostasis periplasmic binding protein CopC, with protein MPINQIKSSWRKLSAVAVLFLGMSFQQAFAHAHLKDQLPAEGAALEQAPEAITLNFSEGIEVNFTKVNVTDENKQIIKTGKAALDPSNNTKVIIPVESKLAAGKYDVQWSVVSVDGHKTKGNYSFTVK; from the coding sequence ATGCCAATCAACCAAATAAAATCTTCTTGGCGTAAATTAAGCGCGGTCGCTGTACTGTTCTTAGGTATGTCATTCCAACAAGCATTTGCTCATGCGCATCTTAAAGATCAATTACCTGCTGAGGGCGCGGCATTAGAGCAGGCACCAGAAGCTATCACATTAAACTTTTCTGAAGGTATTGAAGTTAACTTTACTAAAGTCAATGTAACGGATGAGAACAAGCAAATAATCAAGACGGGTAAAGCCGCGTTAGATCCTAGCAATAACACCAAAGTTATTATTCCTGTTGAAAGCAAATTAGCCGCAGGTAAGTACGATGTTCAATGGAGCGTTGTCTCTGTTGATGGGCATAAAACCAAAGGGAACTATAGCTTCACTGTGAAATAA
- the ftnA gene encoding non-heme ferritin, with amino-acid sequence MLKADMIEALNKQLNLEFFSANLYLQMSAWCSDKGFEGAAAFLKAHSQEEMEHMQRLFNYLSDTGALPRLGAIAAPPEDFNSIADVFNKTYEHEQLITSEINKLAHLAMTTQDYSTFNFLQWYVAEQHEEEKLFKSVLDKLGMVGESGKSLFLLDKDLKGLAAAAHV; translated from the coding sequence ATGTTAAAAGCTGACATGATTGAAGCGTTAAATAAACAACTGAATCTTGAGTTTTTCTCCGCTAATCTGTATTTGCAAATGAGTGCTTGGTGTAGTGATAAAGGTTTTGAAGGTGCAGCTGCATTTTTGAAAGCTCACTCACAAGAAGAAATGGAGCACATGCAGCGTTTATTTAATTACCTTAGCGATACAGGGGCATTACCACGTTTAGGCGCGATTGCTGCACCACCAGAAGATTTTAATTCTATCGCTGATGTGTTCAATAAAACGTACGAGCATGAGCAATTAATTACTTCAGAAATCAATAAACTTGCGCATTTAGCCATGACCACCCAAGATTACTCAACATTCAACTTCCTGCAATGGTATGTTGCAGAGCAGCATGAAGAAGAGAAACTGTTCAAATCTGTACTGGATAAACTGGGCATGGTGGGTGAGTCTGGTAAATCATTATTCCTGTTGGATAAAGATCTGAAAGGTTTAGCGGCAGCTGCGCACGTTTAA
- a CDS encoding DUF1480 family protein — MSIVKLKISSYEINDAVMADKRSDTVSIPCDSDSEFCMQLDGWDEHTSIPATLDEKPVLLYRQRYDKENHHWLMRIA; from the coding sequence ATGAGCATAGTTAAATTGAAAATCTCTTCCTATGAAATCAATGATGCAGTCATGGCTGATAAGCGTAGTGATACTGTGAGTATTCCTTGCGATTCCGATTCTGAGTTTTGTATGCAATTGGATGGTTGGGATGAACACACGAGTATCCCTGCGACACTGGATGAAAAACCGGTTCTGCTCTATCGCCAGCGTTATGATAAAGAAAATCATCATTGGCTAATGAGAATTGCTTGA
- the pabB gene encoding aminodeoxychorismate synthase component 1, translating into MAINKIQLPYSPNVALDYFASLSHQPWAILLHSGQAEHSHNRYDMIVADPAVTLLTRGLQTEIQAQNQPAQFSEKDPFALLQQYMDQYQAAKFTDETLPFQGGAMGIWSYDLGRRIEKLPELATTELQFPDMAVGIYLWALIVDHHEQRVTLFSHQDVEQRLTWLQAQKASRKSAFSLTSPWHANMTEAQYHENIARIHQYLREGDCYQINLAQRFKAKYKGNEWDAFLTLNESNRAPFSSFIRLPDNAVISVSPERFILLEKGEIQTRPIKGTLPRLDSPEEDQLQAEKLANSPKDRAENLMIVDLLRNDIGRVAKPGTVRVPELFKVEPFPAVHHLVSTITATLDSQYQATDLLRACFPGGSITGAPKIRAMQIIEELEPNRRHGYCGAIGYISFCGNMDTNITIRTLITDKKQIYCWAGGGIVADSQADKEYQETFDKLRLILPKLGKLNSDD; encoded by the coding sequence ATGGCTATTAATAAAATACAACTCCCTTACAGCCCCAATGTGGCATTAGATTATTTTGCATCGTTATCGCACCAACCATGGGCCATACTGCTTCATTCTGGTCAAGCTGAACACTCTCATAACCGTTACGATATGATTGTCGCTGATCCAGCAGTCACCCTATTAACGCGCGGTTTGCAAACGGAAATTCAAGCGCAAAATCAGCCGGCTCAGTTTTCAGAAAAAGATCCCTTTGCCCTTTTACAGCAATATATGGATCAATATCAAGCCGCCAAATTTACTGATGAAACTCTGCCGTTCCAAGGTGGCGCAATGGGAATTTGGAGCTATGACTTAGGTCGCCGTATCGAAAAACTTCCTGAACTTGCCACGACAGAACTGCAATTTCCCGATATGGCGGTGGGCATCTATTTATGGGCTCTTATTGTTGACCATCATGAACAGCGTGTGACCTTATTCAGCCATCAAGATGTCGAGCAACGACTCACTTGGTTACAGGCTCAAAAAGCCTCTCGTAAAAGTGCCTTCTCACTGACGTCCCCATGGCATGCCAACATGACCGAAGCGCAATACCATGAAAATATTGCCCGTATCCATCAATATTTACGTGAGGGGGATTGCTACCAAATCAACCTAGCTCAGCGCTTTAAAGCCAAATATAAGGGCAATGAGTGGGATGCATTTTTAACACTGAACGAAAGCAACCGCGCCCCATTCTCCTCGTTTATTCGCTTACCCGATAATGCGGTTATCAGTGTTTCTCCTGAACGCTTTATTTTATTAGAGAAAGGTGAAATTCAAACTCGCCCGATCAAAGGCACACTCCCTCGCTTAGACTCACCCGAGGAAGACCAACTCCAAGCAGAAAAATTAGCCAATTCGCCAAAAGATCGTGCTGAAAACTTGATGATTGTGGATTTGCTGCGTAATGACATTGGACGTGTTGCCAAGCCGGGTACCGTACGCGTTCCTGAGCTTTTCAAAGTGGAGCCTTTTCCCGCTGTTCATCACCTCGTTAGCACCATCACCGCCACATTAGACAGCCAATACCAAGCCACTGATTTACTGCGTGCCTGCTTCCCCGGTGGTTCCATTACGGGCGCACCTAAAATTCGTGCAATGCAGATTATTGAAGAATTAGAGCCCAATCGTCGACATGGATATTGTGGCGCAATCGGCTATATTAGTTTCTGTGGCAATATGGATACGAATATCACAATCCGTACGCTGATAACTGATAAAAAACAGATTTATTGCTGGGCTGGTGGCGGTATTGTTGCTGATAGCCAAGCAGATAAAGAGTACCAAGAAACCTTTGACAAATTACGCCTGATTTTGCCAAAACTAGGAAAACTCAATAGCGATGACTGA
- a CDS encoding DUF2511 domain-containing protein: protein MKFKFIICALVLGGTFSTAIAAPLASVSKKQFGDDWPLKREEVMLECRANGALVVINPSTLMQHPLNDIATAQMEKKEIQAQPIDVLLAPIETTKSVEERVLPLKQAAEKLCESK, encoded by the coding sequence ATGAAATTCAAATTCATAATTTGTGCGTTAGTACTGGGTGGAACATTCAGTACGGCGATAGCTGCGCCATTGGCGAGTGTCAGTAAAAAACAGTTTGGCGACGATTGGCCGCTAAAGCGTGAAGAAGTGATGTTAGAGTGTCGAGCGAATGGCGCATTGGTGGTCATCAACCCATCTACGTTAATGCAGCATCCATTGAATGATATTGCAACGGCGCAAATGGAAAAGAAAGAGATCCAAGCACAACCGATTGATGTGCTATTAGCGCCTATCGAAACCACTAAATCAGTTGAAGAGCGAGTATTACCGCTGAAGCAAGCCGCCGAGAAACTGTGTGAGAGCAAATAG
- a CDS encoding CoA pyrophosphatase, with protein MTELNSFINRFQFTLPLSRQPATSAGKAAAVLLPIINKSNPTLLLTQRSPLLRSHAGQVAFPGGSRDPEDSNLIATALREAYEEVAIPPEKVQVLGQLAPISSIGGYQVTPIVGLVPNNIRYQANPSEVSSIFEIPLFDALSLQKHKYVDINRSGREKRVFFYWYNNHLVWGLTASILHQLALQLD; from the coding sequence ATGACTGAGCTAAATAGCTTTATTAACCGTTTTCAATTTACACTCCCGCTTTCTCGCCAACCCGCCACATCGGCGGGTAAAGCGGCCGCAGTGCTATTGCCAATTATTAATAAATCCAATCCGACATTATTGCTCACGCAACGGTCACCACTATTACGTTCTCATGCCGGTCAAGTGGCATTTCCAGGCGGTTCACGCGATCCTGAAGATTCAAACTTAATTGCGACCGCATTACGAGAAGCCTACGAAGAAGTCGCCATTCCACCAGAGAAAGTACAGGTCTTAGGGCAGCTTGCACCTATTTCCAGTATTGGGGGTTATCAAGTCACCCCAATTGTGGGTCTTGTACCCAATAATATTCGCTATCAGGCGAATCCTAGCGAAGTTTCCTCTATTTTTGAAATTCCCCTGTTTGATGCATTATCCCTGCAGAAACATAAATATGTGGATATCAATCGCTCTGGCCGCGAAAAACGGGTCTTTTTCTACTGGTATAACAATCACTTAGTCTGGGGCCTCACTGCATCCATCCTGCACCAGCTTGCCCTACAACTGGATTAG
- a CDS encoding L-serine ammonia-lyase — translation MISVFDMFKVGIGPSSSHTVGPMKAGKEFVDDLVNKQLLPSVTRVAVDVYGSLSLTGKGHHTDIAIIMGLAGNLPATVDIESIPSFIKNVEETEKLLLANGTHTVDFPREGGMNFRQDNLPLHENGMTIHAFAGDKEIYTKTYYSIGGGFIVDEEHFGQTSSDSKPVSYPFNSASELLLKCKESGLSISSLMMKNELDLHPREEIDAYFADVWKTMQACIERGLNTEGVLPGPLRVPRRAPALNRLVTSASKLSNDPMNVVDLINMYALAVNEENAAGGRVVTAPTNGACGIVPAVLAYYNHCVEPVTPELYLRYFLASGAVGILYKMNASISGAEVGCQGEVGVACSMAAAGLAELFGASPEQVCIAAEIGMEHNLGLTCDPVAGQVQVPCIERNAIASVKAINAARMALRRTSEPRVSLDKVIETMYETGKDMNAKYRETSRGGLAIKVQCD, via the coding sequence GTGATAAGCGTTTTCGACATGTTTAAAGTGGGCATTGGCCCTTCAAGCTCTCATACCGTTGGTCCGATGAAAGCTGGGAAAGAATTTGTCGATGATTTGGTCAATAAGCAATTATTGCCATCCGTCACCCGTGTCGCAGTAGACGTTTATGGCTCTTTATCCCTAACAGGTAAAGGTCACCATACCGATATCGCCATTATTATGGGTTTAGCAGGTAACCTCCCTGCTACCGTTGACATTGAATCAATTCCATCCTTTATCAAGAATGTGGAAGAAACAGAAAAGCTGCTATTAGCCAATGGCACTCATACTGTTGATTTCCCACGTGAGGGTGGCATGAATTTCCGTCAAGATAACTTACCGTTACATGAAAACGGTATGACTATCCACGCCTTTGCTGGCGATAAGGAAATTTACACTAAAACTTATTATTCCATCGGCGGTGGTTTCATTGTCGATGAAGAACATTTTGGTCAAACCTCTTCAGACAGTAAACCAGTCTCTTATCCGTTTAATTCCGCGAGTGAATTACTCCTAAAATGTAAAGAATCTGGCTTATCGATTTCTAGCCTGATGATGAAAAATGAGCTGGATTTGCACCCTCGTGAAGAAATTGACGCTTACTTTGCGGATGTATGGAAAACCATGCAAGCCTGTATTGAACGCGGTCTGAACACTGAAGGGGTCCTTCCAGGTCCATTGCGCGTTCCTCGTCGTGCACCGGCACTGAACCGCTTAGTGACCTCTGCAAGTAAACTGTCTAATGACCCGATGAACGTGGTTGATTTAATCAACATGTATGCATTGGCCGTTAACGAAGAAAACGCAGCGGGTGGTCGTGTTGTTACAGCGCCAACTAACGGTGCTTGTGGTATCGTTCCGGCTGTTTTGGCCTACTACAACCATTGCGTTGAACCCGTTACACCAGAACTTTACTTGCGCTATTTCTTAGCGTCCGGCGCCGTTGGTATTCTGTATAAAATGAATGCGTCTATCTCTGGCGCAGAAGTGGGTTGCCAAGGCGAAGTTGGTGTTGCCTGCTCAATGGCGGCGGCAGGTTTAGCAGAATTATTTGGCGCAAGCCCAGAGCAAGTCTGCATTGCAGCTGAAATTGGTATGGAACACAACTTAGGTTTAACCTGTGACCCTGTTGCCGGACAAGTTCAAGTACCTTGTATTGAACGTAACGCAATCGCCTCTGTTAAAGCTATCAATGCCGCACGCATGGCTTTACGTAGAACCAGCGAGCCTCGCGTTTCTCTCGATAAAGTTATCGAAACCATGTACGAAACGGGTAAAGATATGAATGCCAAATACCGCGAAACATCTCGTGGTGGCTTAGCTATCAAAGTCCAGTGTGATTAA